A single Rubrivivax gelatinosus IL144 DNA region contains:
- a CDS encoding cyclase family protein, giving the protein MTITVRGITYQENLDNDMGLEFYDLSHPWGLGQPCWPYFEDVKIERLHTMARSGVLTQRITTVMHSGTHIDAPAHVVEGTPFMDEVPLPYFFGTGVVVSIPKGKWEVITAEDLERASPQIREGDIVIVNTGWHKHYGDNRQYYAYSPGFYKEAGEWFAKKKVKMIGTDTQALDHPLGTAIGPHGPGWPNGLLPQVNHEYERETGRKVIEDFPEWEPCHQAILKAGICGIENVGGEIDKVTGKRVTFAAFPWRWKDGDGCIVRLVAIVDKRGGYRIENGAG; this is encoded by the coding sequence ATGACGATCACGGTCCGCGGCATCACCTATCAAGAGAACCTCGACAACGACATGGGGCTGGAGTTCTACGACCTCAGCCATCCGTGGGGCCTGGGGCAGCCCTGCTGGCCGTACTTCGAGGATGTGAAGATCGAGCGCCTGCACACGATGGCGCGCAGCGGCGTGCTGACGCAGCGCATCACGACGGTGATGCACTCGGGCACGCACATCGACGCCCCGGCGCACGTCGTCGAAGGCACGCCGTTCATGGACGAGGTGCCGCTGCCGTACTTCTTCGGCACCGGTGTCGTCGTCTCGATTCCCAAGGGCAAGTGGGAAGTCATCACCGCCGAGGACCTGGAGCGCGCGTCGCCGCAGATCCGCGAGGGCGACATCGTCATCGTCAACACCGGCTGGCACAAACACTACGGCGACAACCGCCAGTACTACGCCTACTCGCCGGGCTTCTACAAGGAAGCCGGCGAGTGGTTCGCGAAGAAGAAGGTGAAGATGATCGGCACCGACACCCAGGCGCTGGACCACCCGCTGGGCACCGCGATCGGCCCGCACGGCCCCGGCTGGCCCAACGGCCTGCTGCCCCAGGTCAACCACGAGTACGAGCGCGAGACCGGCCGCAAGGTCATCGAGGACTTCCCGGAATGGGAGCCCTGCCACCAGGCGATCCTGAAGGCCGGCATCTGCGGCATCGAGAACGTCGGCGGCGAGATCGACAAGGTCACCGGCAAGCGCGTCACATTCGCCGCCTTCCCCTGGCGCTGGAAGGACGGCGACGGCTGCATCGTGCGGCTGGTGGCCATCGTCGACAAACGCGGCGGCTACCGCATCGAGAACGGCGCGGGCTGA
- a CDS encoding IclR family transcriptional regulator, which yields MKQSKDGMAADEAGGGERAGGVQVIARAAAVLRALRDHPDGLSLGELARLLGLARSTVQRIVEALDREQLVIAASPTRGVRLGPALLALAAAARFDVAEFARPVLQALARDSGETVDLSLLDGERLVFVEQVTGAQRLRAESGVGVAFPLHASAPGKAMLAALSAAELATLRPRLRLTALTPNTITGWPALQADLDAVRTRGWAVDQEENAAGICALAAALRLPGGEVAAISIPVPASRFDAVRDELAQRLLDRCSALRGTLRER from the coding sequence ATGAAGCAGAGCAAAGACGGGATGGCCGCAGACGAGGCCGGCGGCGGCGAACGCGCCGGCGGCGTGCAGGTCATCGCACGCGCGGCCGCGGTGCTGCGCGCGCTGCGCGATCACCCCGACGGCTTGTCGCTCGGCGAACTGGCGCGCCTGCTGGGCCTGGCCCGCTCGACGGTGCAGCGCATCGTCGAGGCGCTCGACCGCGAACAGCTCGTCATCGCCGCCAGCCCGACACGCGGCGTGCGCCTGGGGCCGGCGCTGCTGGCACTGGCCGCCGCGGCGCGTTTCGACGTCGCCGAGTTCGCCCGGCCGGTGCTGCAGGCGCTGGCGCGCGACAGCGGCGAGACGGTGGACCTGTCGCTGCTGGACGGCGAGCGCCTGGTCTTCGTCGAGCAGGTGACCGGGGCGCAGCGGCTGCGGGCCGAGTCGGGCGTCGGCGTGGCCTTCCCGCTGCACGCCAGCGCACCGGGCAAGGCGATGCTGGCCGCGCTGAGCGCCGCGGAACTGGCGACGCTGCGCCCCCGGCTGCGGCTGACGGCGCTGACGCCGAACACGATCACCGGCTGGCCGGCGCTGCAAGCCGACCTGGACGCCGTGCGCACGCGCGGCTGGGCCGTCGACCAGGAGGAGAACGCCGCCGGCATCTGCGCGCTGGCGGCGGCACTGCGGCTGCCTGGTGGCGAAGTCGCGGCGATCTCGATCCCGGTGCCGGCATCGCGTTTCGACGCCGTGCGCGACGAACTCGCGCAGCGCCTGCTCGACCGCTGCAGCGCGCTGCGCGGCACGCTGCGCGAGCGCTGA